The Actinomycetota bacterium genome includes the window GATGGCGATCAGCTCCACGGGCCCGTCGACTGCCCCGAACCAGTGGGGTGTGAGGGTGGAGAATTCGACGGCCTCGCCCGGCTCGATTACTAGGTCCTCGTCGCCGAGCAGCAGCCGCATCCGGCCGCTGAGCACGTACATCCAGTCGTGGCCTTGGTGGACCGGGATCGGATGGGGTGGGGTGTCGCGGCTGGCGTCGATGCGGCATTTGTAGGCGTGCAGGCCGGCGGCGGGTCCGCGGTGCGTCAGTGGCCACAGGGTCAGGCCCGGGCCGGTGTGGGGTTGGCGTCGTACGCGTGGGTCGGGAGTGGTGGTCGGGGCGAGCAGCTCGTCCACGCTGACGCCCAGCGCGGTCGCCAGTCCAGGGAGGTGGTCGATCGCCAGACGCCGCTTGCCGGATTCGAGTCGGCTCAGCGTCGACGCGTCGAGGCTGGCCGCGTCCGCGACCTGCTGGAGGGTGAGGCCCCGCTCGGTGCGCAGTTGGCGGAGCCGCCCGCGCACCCGCTGGTCGAGGGCCGCGTCCGGCGACTCGTCCATCATGGCTGGCTCTCCCGTGGTCGGTTGGAGACTCGCGGCGTCCTTTGCCGATATAGCAATTCATCTTGCCACAGGCGGGGCGCGCCGTACGCTGCGCGCCAATTGAAAGGACGCGTCATGTCTCCCACCTCGTCCCTGACTGACCACGGTGAGGTCGATGTCCTCGTCATCGGTGGTGGGCCGGCCGGTTGTCCGCCGCGCTGGTGCTCGGCCGCTCCCGCCGCTCCGTGCTGGTCGTGGATGCGGGCGAGCCACGCAACGCCCCGAC containing:
- a CDS encoding XRE family transcriptional regulator, whose translation is MDESPDAALDQRVRGRLRQLRTERGLTLQQVADAASLDASTLSRLESGKRRLAIDHLPGLATALGVSVDELLAPTTTPDPRVRRQPHTGPGLTLWPLTHRGPAAGLHAYKCRIDASRDTPPHPIPVHQGHDWMYVLSGRMRLLLGDEDLVIEPGEAVEFSTLTPHWFGAVDGPVELIAIFGSQGEQVHLRT